One Cydia pomonella isolate Wapato2018A chromosome 15, ilCydPomo1, whole genome shotgun sequence DNA window includes the following coding sequences:
- the LOC133525934 gene encoding solute carrier family 22 member 1-like produces MFLKDNFHCGIVPYSRCADQLLPNNTSESTTMWCANPAACSEWVYDNSDSFVAEFQLACQEWKRTLIGGVQAFGHMLGSFIIGSLSDRFGRKTLVVITGVTGAVLGLAKSFSTSYWLYVALEFLEAGFGDVMLPILTLAVEMVATKSRVTYTTLCNVGFSGGILVVLIAWLVPYWRNFQRVLYAPGLLFIVFIYIIDESPRWLLSKGKKEEAVHIIRKAANQNKLYIEENLLNMISCEKNEGLSFFTVLGNTFKSKSLLKRFIVCSVCLIACCFVSHGLIINSVSLSGSKYTNVALSFGLKLPSSILSGYIMAKFNRKNPLILFFMACATLCIGQPFIPDNLQWLLILIYMAGKMTATMCLTITQIYTCELFPTQTRSSMHALCVAIGKIGSITATQTPLMMAYWSGLPTAMFGAVALVAGLATLLLPDTGNQNLPDTVCEAEALEYSDTIKN; encoded by the exons atgtttttaaaagaCAATTTCCATTGTGGCATTGTACCATATTCTAGATGCGCTGATCAGCTGCTACCCAATAACACAAGTGAGAGTACCACCATGTGGTGCGCTAATCCAGCGGCTTGTTCCGAGTGGGTCTATGATAATTCAGATAGCTTTGTGGCCGAG tttcaacTCGCATGTCAAGAATGGAAAAGAACTTTAATTGGAGGAGTGCAAGCTTTTGGACATATGCTGGGTTCTTTCATAATCGGATCGTTATCTGACag GTTCGGAAGGAAAACTTTAGTCGTCATAACAGGAGTGACGGGCGCGGTACTAGGACTGGCAAAGAGCTTCTCTACCTCTTACTGGCTCTACGTCGCACTGGAATTTTTGGAAGCTGGATTTGGTGACGTAATGTTACCTATATTGACACTAG CGGTAGAAATGGTGGCAACCAAGTCTCGCGTCACATACACTACACTATGCAATGTAGGCTTTAGTGGAGGAATACTGGTTGTTTTGATTGCCTGGCTTGTTCCTTATTGGCGAAACTTTCAGAGAGTGCTGTACGCGCCGGGATTACTGTTCATAGTCTTCATTTATATCATAGATGAGAGTCCTAGGTGGCTCCTGTCTAAGGGAAAAAAGGAAGAAGCTGTGCATATTATACGCAAGGCTGctaatcaaaataaattatacattgAAGAGAATCTATTAAACATGATTTCCTGTGAAAAGAATGAAGGGTTGAGCTTTTTCACAGTATTGGGAAACACGTTCAAATCAAAATCTCTATTGAAACGATTTATCGTTTGCAGTGTTTGTTTGATCGCATGCTGTTTCGTGAGTCATGGATTGATAATAAACTCAGTGTCATTGTCAGGAAGCAAATACACAAATGTTGCACTGTCGTTTGGCTTGAAACTCCCGAGCAGTATTTTGTCAGGGTATATCATGGCTAAGTTTAATCGGAAAAATCCTTTAATATTATTCTTCATGGCTTGCGCTACCCTTTGTATTGGACAACCATTTATCCCAGATA ATCTTCAATGGCTCCTTATTTTGATATACATGGCGGGCAAAATGACAGCCACAATGTGCTTAACTATAACCCAGATTTATACTTGCGAGCTGTTTCCTACGCAAACAAGGAGTTCCATGCATGCACTGTGTGTGGCTATAGGCAAAATTGGCTCTATAACGGCTACGCAAACTCCTTTGATG ATGGCGTATTGGTCTGGACTACCAACAGCGATGTTTGGTGCTGTAGCGCTGGTGGCCGGACTCGCCACGTTGCTCCTGCCGGACACGGGGAACCAGAACCTTCCGGATACGGTCTGCGAGGCCGAGGCTTTAGAATACTCCGACACAATTAAGAATTAA